The following coding sequences are from one Triticum aestivum cultivar Chinese Spring chromosome 5A, IWGSC CS RefSeq v2.1, whole genome shotgun sequence window:
- the LOC123102329 gene encoding TNF receptor-associated factor homolog 1a isoform X2: MAGTLVEDYTGDGRSSSTEDLPSDQQSHSGESLAEWRSSEQVENGTPSTSPAYSDTEDDDWPRPPELYGKFTWRIDNFSQINKRELRSNSFDVGGYKWYILIYPQGCDVCNHLSLFLCVANHDKLLPGWSHFAQFTIAVINRDPKKSKYSDTLHRFWKKEHDWGWKKFMELSKLHDGFVIEDVLTIKAQVQVIREKADRPFRCLDGQYRRELVRVYLSNVEQICRRFIDERRSKFCRLIEDRLRWSSFNAFWLGMDPSMRRNMTREKTDTILKVLVKHFFIEKEVTSTLVMDSLYTGLKALEYKSKNQVGLSKLTETDARSTSMVLVEQDMFVLADDVLILLERATLDTLPHQQLPTKDEKASQNRTKESSSGDDFNKDSIERDDRRLIELGWKTLEFFALAHIFSRIEVAYQEAVALKRQEELIREEEAAGLAEIELKAKRSAAEKEKRIRKKQAKQKKNNRKNNKGKNERVDMKEVALEGSPSDDRNPDDLSSQAEEVTSNPDNPDEASDISDNRDDNSEVLNVDLEDCESSPVNWETDASETRGIVPEGGDVQNEQSGKRASFVDDSSSTCSSDSVPSVILNGLNTGGAWTNVKSSSNRGNNRRNKDTDLRTGHAHGGSNPAPNGSYGSSNSKDMRLEAGDDRVVSQKKQNAQRHVDVTSPSKLRMTESSIPSVSPVKKQPIFSQQPKSSLESTNNLSSRATEVSAAAASTTTTRTGVASAPTVQLVPNKGPLSVPPTHNERSVPVASRPLQVPLPTKSESQKPTSLVNSSSATKVITVSRPLSAPQVPAAKQVAPAVSTVQTAPVLSRSRSAVGRLGNEPSASAPSYIPRSYRNAMMEKSSVGASGLTHHTSSSGQGVTHSQSVFASSPSILSPDNSARTEKSSLEPGFTFGTVKPESLNQYQWREESSQQASCSSSSSNDHGLLNSSVGNESDKLNLNGRPRSKQLLSEISTRFTPYQPQGLVGDEFPHLDIINDLLDEELGDRRKVLQPGFVRQFSMPNNVPNNASTPDYGMFNDQYLFDQSEQYYDEELAPYYSDLNGGPQGLRDRSYSQFDLPSYSNSQFDDMVMGQWPYSRADNSMPNFGADINAYPYQSRDYQTTSANAASRYPSYHPGNGH, encoded by the exons GGCCAAGGCCTCCTGAACTTTATGGAAAGTTTACATGGAGGATTGATAATTTTTCGCAAATCAACAAGAGGGAGCTACGGAGTAACTCCTTCGATGTTGGCGGTTATAAATG GTACATTTTGATTTATCCACAAGGATGTGATGTTTGCAATCACTTGTCACTCTTTCTTTGTGTTGCGAACCATGATAAACTACTCCCAG GATGGAGCCACTTCGCGCAGTTTACAATAGCTGTAATTAATAGAGATCCTAAGAAATCTAAGTATTCTG ATACGCTGCACCGGTTTTGGAAGAAAGAGCATGACTGGGGTTGGAAAAAGTTTATGGAGCTATCAAAATTACATGATGGCTTTGTCATCGAGGATGTTCTTACCATCAAAGCTCAAGTTCAAGTTATTAG GGAGAAGGCAGACCGCCCATTTCGTTGCCTTGATGGCCAGTACCGAAGGGAACTAGTTAGGGTGTATTTATCAAATGTGGAACAAATTTGCCGGCGATTTATTGATGAAAGAAGAAGCAAGTTTTGCAGGTTAATTGAGGATAGACTGAGATGGTCCAG TTTCAATGCATTCTGGCTAGGCATGGATCCAAGTATGCGGCGGAACATGACAAGGGAAAAGACTGACACCATATTGAAAGTTCTAGTGAAACATTTTTTCATAGAAAAGGAAGTTACATCAACCTTAGTAATGGACTCGCTGTATACCGGACTGAAGGCTCTGGAATATAAGAGCAAGAACCAAGTGGGGTTGTCCAAATTAACAGAGACAGATGCTCGAAGCACTTCTATGGTGCTTGTTGAGCAGGATATGTTTGTCTTGGCAGATGATGTGTTAATTTTGCTTGAAAGAGCTACATTAGACACACTGCCACACCAACAATTGCCTACCAAGGATGAAAAAGCTTCACAGAACCGCACAAAG GAAAGCAGCTCGGGTGATGACTTCAACAAAGACTCTATTGAGCGCGATGACAGACGACTTATAGAGCTTGGCTGGAAGACACTAGAATTTTTTGCCTTGGCTCATATATTCAG TCGAATTGAAGTGGCATACCAAGAGGCTGTGGCTTTGAAGCGCCAAGAAGAGCTCATCCGTGAAGAAGAAGCTGCTGGGCTTGCAGAAATCGAACTTAAGGCAAAGCGTAGTGCTGCTGAGAAGGAAAAACGTATCAGGAAAAAGCAG gccaaacaaaagaaaaataaccgGAAAAATAATAAAGGAAAAAATGAAAGGGTTGACATGAAGGAAGTAGCTCTAGAGGGCAGTCCATCAGATGATAGAAACCCTGATGATTTGTCAAGTCAAGCTGAAGAAGTGACCTCAAATCCTGACAATCCTGATGAAGCATCTGATATCTCTGATAACAGAGATGATAATTCTGAGGTGCTTAATGTTGATCTTGAAGACTGTGAATCCAGTCCTGTTAATTGGGAAACAGATGCTTCAGAAACTCGAGGCATTGTTCCTGAAGGTGGTGATGTGCAAAATGAGCAATCAGGAAAGAGGGCTTCATTTGTTGATGATAGCTCGTCTACTTGTTCATCTGACTCGGTTCCTTCAGTTATTTTGAATGGGTTGAATACAGGTGGTGCCTGGACAAATGTCAAATCCTCATCCAATAg AGGGAACAACCGGAGGAATAAGGATACTGATTTGCGAACAGGGCATGCACATGGTGGATCAAATCCAGCACCCAATGGCAGTTATGGATCTAGCAACTCAAAGGACATGAGACTTGAAGCTGGG GATGACAGAGTTGTGTCACAGAAGAAGCAAAATGCACAGCGGCATGTTGATGTTACGAGCCCCTCCAAGTTAAGAATGACGGAGTCTTCCATTCCTTCTGTGAGCCCTGTTAAGAAGCAACCTATCTTCTCCCAGCAGCCAAAATCTTCACTAGAAAGTACCAACAATCTGAGTTCCCGTGCAACCGAAGTTTCAGCTGCTGCAGCTAGTACTACCACTACCAGAACGGGTGTGGCTTCCGCCCCAACTGTTCAGCTAGTTCCAAATAAAGGACCTCTGTCTGTTCCTCCAACTCATAATGAGAGGTCAGTTCCAGTTGCAAGTCGACCTCTGCAGGTACCTCTGCccaccaaatctgaatctcagAAGCCAACTTCTCTAGTAAATAGCTCTAGTGCAACCAAGGTCATTACAGTTTCAAGGCCCTTGAGTGCCCCACAAGTCCCCGCAGCAAAACAAGTGGCACCTGCTGTTTCAACAGTTCAGACTGCACCAGTTCTTTCTCGTTCGAGGAGTGCAGTTGGACGGTTGGGCAATGAGCCCTCTGCCAGTGCTCCTAGCTACATTCCCCGGTCATACCGTAATGCCATGATGGAGAAAAGTTCTGTTGGAGCAAGCGGTCTCACTCATCATACTAGTTCCTCAGGGCAAGGAGTTACACACTCACAATCAGTGTTTGCATCATCGCCTTCCATTCTGTCACCAGATAACTCTGCTAGGACAGAAAAGTCATCATTGGAACCTGGATTTACGTTTGGAACGGTGAAGCCTGAGTCACTCAATCAGTACCAGTGGAGAGAAGAGAGCTCACAGCAGGCaagctgcagcagcagcagcagtaatgATCATGGTCTACTGAATTCAAGTGTGGGCAATGAGTCTGATAAGCTCAATTTGAATGGAAGACCAAGAAGCAAGCAGCTGTTGTCTGAAATTTCGACCAGATTCACTCCGTACCAACCGCAAGGCCTTGTCGGCGACGAGTTTCCGCACCTAGACATCATCAATGACTTGCTGGACGAGGAGCTCGGCGACAGAAGAAAGGTTCTACAGCCGGGGTTTGTTCGGCAGTTCTCTATGCCGAATAATGTTCCCAATAACGCCAGCACACCTGATTATGGCATGTTTAATGATCAGTACCTGTTTGATCAGTCGGAGCAATACTATGATGAGGAGCTTGCACCGTACTACAGTGATCTGAACGGTGGCCCTCAAGGGCTTAGGGACAGGAGTTATTCACAGTTTGATCTCCCTTCATACTCCAACAGCCAATTTGATGATATGGTGATGGGCCAGTGGCCATACAGCCGCGCCGACAACTCCATGCCGAACTTCGGGGCGGACATCAATGCCTACCCCTATCAGTCGAGGGATTACCAGACGACCTCAGCGAACGCAGCAAGCCGCTACCCATCCTATCACCCTGGGAATGGGCATTGA
- the LOC123102329 gene encoding TNF receptor-associated factor homolog 1a isoform X1 produces MAGTLVEDYTGDGRSSSTEDLPSDQQSHSGESLAEWRSSEQVENGTPSTSPAYSDTEDDDCGPRPPELYGKFTWRIDNFSQINKRELRSNSFDVGGYKWYILIYPQGCDVCNHLSLFLCVANHDKLLPGWSHFAQFTIAVINRDPKKSKYSDTLHRFWKKEHDWGWKKFMELSKLHDGFVIEDVLTIKAQVQVIREKADRPFRCLDGQYRRELVRVYLSNVEQICRRFIDERRSKFCRLIEDRLRWSSFNAFWLGMDPSMRRNMTREKTDTILKVLVKHFFIEKEVTSTLVMDSLYTGLKALEYKSKNQVGLSKLTETDARSTSMVLVEQDMFVLADDVLILLERATLDTLPHQQLPTKDEKASQNRTKESSSGDDFNKDSIERDDRRLIELGWKTLEFFALAHIFSRIEVAYQEAVALKRQEELIREEEAAGLAEIELKAKRSAAEKEKRIRKKQAKQKKNNRKNNKGKNERVDMKEVALEGSPSDDRNPDDLSSQAEEVTSNPDNPDEASDISDNRDDNSEVLNVDLEDCESSPVNWETDASETRGIVPEGGDVQNEQSGKRASFVDDSSSTCSSDSVPSVILNGLNTGGAWTNVKSSSNRGNNRRNKDTDLRTGHAHGGSNPAPNGSYGSSNSKDMRLEAGDDRVVSQKKQNAQRHVDVTSPSKLRMTESSIPSVSPVKKQPIFSQQPKSSLESTNNLSSRATEVSAAAASTTTTRTGVASAPTVQLVPNKGPLSVPPTHNERSVPVASRPLQVPLPTKSESQKPTSLVNSSSATKVITVSRPLSAPQVPAAKQVAPAVSTVQTAPVLSRSRSAVGRLGNEPSASAPSYIPRSYRNAMMEKSSVGASGLTHHTSSSGQGVTHSQSVFASSPSILSPDNSARTEKSSLEPGFTFGTVKPESLNQYQWREESSQQASCSSSSSNDHGLLNSSVGNESDKLNLNGRPRSKQLLSEISTRFTPYQPQGLVGDEFPHLDIINDLLDEELGDRRKVLQPGFVRQFSMPNNVPNNASTPDYGMFNDQYLFDQSEQYYDEELAPYYSDLNGGPQGLRDRSYSQFDLPSYSNSQFDDMVMGQWPYSRADNSMPNFGADINAYPYQSRDYQTTSANAASRYPSYHPGNGH; encoded by the exons GGCCAAGGCCTCCTGAACTTTATGGAAAGTTTACATGGAGGATTGATAATTTTTCGCAAATCAACAAGAGGGAGCTACGGAGTAACTCCTTCGATGTTGGCGGTTATAAATG GTACATTTTGATTTATCCACAAGGATGTGATGTTTGCAATCACTTGTCACTCTTTCTTTGTGTTGCGAACCATGATAAACTACTCCCAG GATGGAGCCACTTCGCGCAGTTTACAATAGCTGTAATTAATAGAGATCCTAAGAAATCTAAGTATTCTG ATACGCTGCACCGGTTTTGGAAGAAAGAGCATGACTGGGGTTGGAAAAAGTTTATGGAGCTATCAAAATTACATGATGGCTTTGTCATCGAGGATGTTCTTACCATCAAAGCTCAAGTTCAAGTTATTAG GGAGAAGGCAGACCGCCCATTTCGTTGCCTTGATGGCCAGTACCGAAGGGAACTAGTTAGGGTGTATTTATCAAATGTGGAACAAATTTGCCGGCGATTTATTGATGAAAGAAGAAGCAAGTTTTGCAGGTTAATTGAGGATAGACTGAGATGGTCCAG TTTCAATGCATTCTGGCTAGGCATGGATCCAAGTATGCGGCGGAACATGACAAGGGAAAAGACTGACACCATATTGAAAGTTCTAGTGAAACATTTTTTCATAGAAAAGGAAGTTACATCAACCTTAGTAATGGACTCGCTGTATACCGGACTGAAGGCTCTGGAATATAAGAGCAAGAACCAAGTGGGGTTGTCCAAATTAACAGAGACAGATGCTCGAAGCACTTCTATGGTGCTTGTTGAGCAGGATATGTTTGTCTTGGCAGATGATGTGTTAATTTTGCTTGAAAGAGCTACATTAGACACACTGCCACACCAACAATTGCCTACCAAGGATGAAAAAGCTTCACAGAACCGCACAAAG GAAAGCAGCTCGGGTGATGACTTCAACAAAGACTCTATTGAGCGCGATGACAGACGACTTATAGAGCTTGGCTGGAAGACACTAGAATTTTTTGCCTTGGCTCATATATTCAG TCGAATTGAAGTGGCATACCAAGAGGCTGTGGCTTTGAAGCGCCAAGAAGAGCTCATCCGTGAAGAAGAAGCTGCTGGGCTTGCAGAAATCGAACTTAAGGCAAAGCGTAGTGCTGCTGAGAAGGAAAAACGTATCAGGAAAAAGCAG gccaaacaaaagaaaaataaccgGAAAAATAATAAAGGAAAAAATGAAAGGGTTGACATGAAGGAAGTAGCTCTAGAGGGCAGTCCATCAGATGATAGAAACCCTGATGATTTGTCAAGTCAAGCTGAAGAAGTGACCTCAAATCCTGACAATCCTGATGAAGCATCTGATATCTCTGATAACAGAGATGATAATTCTGAGGTGCTTAATGTTGATCTTGAAGACTGTGAATCCAGTCCTGTTAATTGGGAAACAGATGCTTCAGAAACTCGAGGCATTGTTCCTGAAGGTGGTGATGTGCAAAATGAGCAATCAGGAAAGAGGGCTTCATTTGTTGATGATAGCTCGTCTACTTGTTCATCTGACTCGGTTCCTTCAGTTATTTTGAATGGGTTGAATACAGGTGGTGCCTGGACAAATGTCAAATCCTCATCCAATAg AGGGAACAACCGGAGGAATAAGGATACTGATTTGCGAACAGGGCATGCACATGGTGGATCAAATCCAGCACCCAATGGCAGTTATGGATCTAGCAACTCAAAGGACATGAGACTTGAAGCTGGG GATGACAGAGTTGTGTCACAGAAGAAGCAAAATGCACAGCGGCATGTTGATGTTACGAGCCCCTCCAAGTTAAGAATGACGGAGTCTTCCATTCCTTCTGTGAGCCCTGTTAAGAAGCAACCTATCTTCTCCCAGCAGCCAAAATCTTCACTAGAAAGTACCAACAATCTGAGTTCCCGTGCAACCGAAGTTTCAGCTGCTGCAGCTAGTACTACCACTACCAGAACGGGTGTGGCTTCCGCCCCAACTGTTCAGCTAGTTCCAAATAAAGGACCTCTGTCTGTTCCTCCAACTCATAATGAGAGGTCAGTTCCAGTTGCAAGTCGACCTCTGCAGGTACCTCTGCccaccaaatctgaatctcagAAGCCAACTTCTCTAGTAAATAGCTCTAGTGCAACCAAGGTCATTACAGTTTCAAGGCCCTTGAGTGCCCCACAAGTCCCCGCAGCAAAACAAGTGGCACCTGCTGTTTCAACAGTTCAGACTGCACCAGTTCTTTCTCGTTCGAGGAGTGCAGTTGGACGGTTGGGCAATGAGCCCTCTGCCAGTGCTCCTAGCTACATTCCCCGGTCATACCGTAATGCCATGATGGAGAAAAGTTCTGTTGGAGCAAGCGGTCTCACTCATCATACTAGTTCCTCAGGGCAAGGAGTTACACACTCACAATCAGTGTTTGCATCATCGCCTTCCATTCTGTCACCAGATAACTCTGCTAGGACAGAAAAGTCATCATTGGAACCTGGATTTACGTTTGGAACGGTGAAGCCTGAGTCACTCAATCAGTACCAGTGGAGAGAAGAGAGCTCACAGCAGGCaagctgcagcagcagcagcagtaatgATCATGGTCTACTGAATTCAAGTGTGGGCAATGAGTCTGATAAGCTCAATTTGAATGGAAGACCAAGAAGCAAGCAGCTGTTGTCTGAAATTTCGACCAGATTCACTCCGTACCAACCGCAAGGCCTTGTCGGCGACGAGTTTCCGCACCTAGACATCATCAATGACTTGCTGGACGAGGAGCTCGGCGACAGAAGAAAGGTTCTACAGCCGGGGTTTGTTCGGCAGTTCTCTATGCCGAATAATGTTCCCAATAACGCCAGCACACCTGATTATGGCATGTTTAATGATCAGTACCTGTTTGATCAGTCGGAGCAATACTATGATGAGGAGCTTGCACCGTACTACAGTGATCTGAACGGTGGCCCTCAAGGGCTTAGGGACAGGAGTTATTCACAGTTTGATCTCCCTTCATACTCCAACAGCCAATTTGATGATATGGTGATGGGCCAGTGGCCATACAGCCGCGCCGACAACTCCATGCCGAACTTCGGGGCGGACATCAATGCCTACCCCTATCAGTCGAGGGATTACCAGACGACCTCAGCGAACGCAGCAAGCCGCTACCCATCCTATCACCCTGGGAATGGGCATTGA